A part of Syngnathus acus chromosome 20, fSynAcu1.2, whole genome shotgun sequence genomic DNA contains:
- the ccl20b gene encoding C-C motif chemokine 20b, with the protein MKTAAFSDTLETNTLKATTRTSMRGHAIFLLSGLLILTSFMAGTHSASCCLKYIRRELPCQRVSGYTYQSMGKSCDINAVILHLPGRFLCANPAASWTQRVMRCIDERRRKNTKALEESATTAA; encoded by the exons ATGAAGACGGCTGCTTTCTCCGACACATTGGAAACGAACACCCTCAAGGCAACAACACGAACCAGCATGCGAGGCCACGCTATCTTTCTCCTCAGCGGGCTGCTCATCCTCACCAGCTTCATGGCCGGCACGCATTCGG CCAGTTGCTGTTTGAAGTACATCAGGCGGGAGTTGCCATGCCAACGGGTGTCAGGCTACACATACCAGTCCATGGGAAAGTCCTGCGACATCAACGCTGTCAT CCTTCACCTCCCCGGAAGGTTTTTGTGCGCCAATCCCGCCGCGAGCTGGACCCAACGAGTGATGCGCTGCATCGA TGAGCGTAGGAGGAAGAACACAAAGGCCCTTGAGGAATCCGCCACCACAGCGGCATGA
- the cnksr2a gene encoding connector enhancer of kinase suppressor of ras 2, producing the protein MALVMEPVSKWTASQVVDWMKGLDDCLQQYVCMFEHGGVCGEKLLRISHAELEDLGVSRIGHQELILEAVDLLCALNSGLETESVRTLAHKLGASAKNLQNFISGRRRGSQSESRTSRRLPNDLLTSVVDLIAAAKSLLAWLDRSPFAAVADYSVTRNNVIQLCLELTTIVQQDCTVFETENKILHVCKTLSEVCEHIVRVSSDPPASQSAHLELVRLANVKASEGLGMYIKSTYDGLHVITGTTEGSPADRCKKIHAGDEVIQVNHQTVVGWQLRNLVGSLRADKGSVSLTLKKRPQSTLGSAPALLKNMRWKPLALQPTGSPGSGSATPSGTPTKTSALQELYIPPPPAEPYAPRDETVASDEASRGHSSAAKRSHSPNSFLDQESRRREEDEPLYCTAPTYGRLRPISMPAECNWGGDYEDPAEVHRESRREASLLRYVGLTGGGARERTAPDVYASHTARPGKRSDDTAGRAKRRSHHSQSPSHYILQVNQRESPPRDPASIYHTYQQASSLQKKTRRKNKGRSLAGLSRRRVSCKALGRGDCEGWLWRKRDAKGYFSHKWKKYWFVLKDTCLYWYINKEDEKAEGFVSLPEFKIDRASECRKKYAFKACHPKVKSFFFAADGVDDMNRWLSRLNTAAVGYAERERIRQEQDYWSESEHEDDATSSPKQDSPPPPYDTYPRPPSMSAYVEGRTTRLSSTETSRSRSSQEDFLCGEPTATAAEPQYHPGPLGGGAVHGGRRPGGSSSSGDLGYRCDPAEYRSSPAGGSSETGSPGRSSSSQRRSWQDLIETPLTEAGLHYLQTGPLEDAVFAEPSPAGPTPVSASAVYTLPAPRNVPLPVAMQRLIPMATQGGKPRSFTLPRDSNLHALLAPPAMDEQHTHNIGSEGASLGDLFRACEQGGVCPLGRESEAKGQSRFRQSFLQRAADPQLNERLHRLRILSSTLKDREGQLALIERLLARPQLSSAEFQDWKRAYQEHFSQMPNEADEPESGSGPEAESGPEAEPEPGPPSTPSLSHTHSYIETHV; encoded by the exons ATGGCGCTGGTGATGGAGCCGGTCAGCAAGTGGACGGCCAGCCAGGTGGTGGACTGGATGAAAG GCTTGGATGACTGCCTGCAGCAGTACGTGTGCATGTTTGAACATGGCGGCGTGTGCGGCGAGAAGCTGCTGAGGATCAGCCACGCCGAACTGGAGGACCTGGGAGTGTCCCGCATTGGACACCAGGAGCTCATACTGGAGGCCGTCGACCTGCTCTGTGCGCTG AACTCTGGCCTGGAGACGGAGAGCGTTAGGACGCTGGCACACAAGCTGGGCGCCTCGGCCAAAAACTTGCAGAACTTCATTTCGGGCCGCCGTCGCGGCAGCCAATCGGAGAGCAGGACGTCGCGACGCCTCCCTAACGACCTGCTCACCTCTGTGGTTGACCTGATCGCCGCCGCCAAGAGCCTGCTGGCCTGGCTGGACAG GTCTCCTTTCGCCGCGGTGGCCGACTACTCGGTAACGCGAAATAACGTCATCCAGCTCTGTCTGGAGCTCACCACCATCGTGCAGCAG GACTGTACGGTGTTTGAGACGGAGAATAAAATCCTGCACGTG TGCAAGACTCTGTCCGAAGTGTGCGAGCACATCGTGCGCGTGTCGTCGGACCCGCCTGCGTCTCAGTCGGCCCATCTGGAGCTGGTCCGCCTCGCCAACGTCAAAGCCTCTGAAGGCCTG GGGATGTACATCAAGTCAACCTACGACGGGCTCCATGTCATCACGGGGACCACGGAAGGG TCTCCGGCTGACCGCTGCAAGAAGATCCACGCGGGGgatgaagtcattcaagttaATCACCAGACTGTG GTGGGCTGGCAGCTGCGCAACCTGGTGGGCTCGCTGCGGGCCGACAAGGGCTCGGTGTCGCTAACGCTGAAGAAGCGGCCCCAGAGCACGCTGGGCTCCGCCCCGGCGCTGCTCAAAAACATGCGCTGGAAGCCACTGGCCCTACAG CCGACCGGAAGCCCGGGCAGCGGCTCGGCCACACCATCGGGGACCCCCACCAAGACCTCGGCCCTCCAGGAACTTTACATTCCACCTCCGCCCGCGGAGCCTTACGCGCCCAG AGACGAGACGGTCGCCTCGGACGAGGCATCTCGCGGCCACAGCAGCGCGGCCAAACGATCGCATTCGCCCAACTCCTTTCTGGATCAAGAATCCCGGCGGCGAGAAGAGGACGAGCCGCTTTACTGCACCGCGCCGACATACG GCAGGCTCAGGCCCATTTCCATGCCTGCAGAGTGCAACTGGGGGGGCGACTATGAAGACCCCGCCGAGGTTCACAGAGAAAGCCGCAGAG AGGCATCGCTGCTGCGTTACGTGGGCCTGACGGGTGGCGGGGCGCGAGAGCGGACCGCGCCCGACGTCTACGCCTCCCACACGGCCCGTCCGGGCAAGCGGAGCGATGACACGGCCGGGCGCGCCAAGCGGCGGAGCCACCACAGTCAGAGTCCCTCTCACTACATTCTCCAAGTCAATCAGAGAGAGTCGCCACCCAGAGACCCCGCCTCCATTTACCAT ACGTATCAACAGGCCTCCTCGCTGCAGAAAAAGACACGCAGGAAGAATAAAG GCCGAAGTTTGGCCGGCCTGAGCCGCCGGCGCGTTTCCTGCAAGGCGCTGGGCCGAGGCGACTGCGAGGGCTGGTTGTGGCGCAAGAGAGATGCCAAGGGTTACTTTTCTCATAAATGGAAGAAGTACTGGTTCGTTCTGAAGGACACCTGCCTCTACTGGTACATCAACAAGGAG GATGAGAAAGCAGAGGGCTTTGTCAGTCTGCCAGAGTTTAAAATCGATCGCGCAAGTGAATGCCGAAAGAAGTA CGCATTCAAAGCATGCCACCCCAAGGTCAAGAGCTTCTTCTTTGCGGCGGACGGCGTGGACGACATGAACAG GTGGCTGAGTCGACTCAACACGGCTGCTGTGGGCTAcgcggagagagagaggattCGCCAAGAGCAGG ATTACTGGAGCGAGAGCGAGCACGAGGACGACGCCACCTCCAGCCCCAAACAGGACAGCCCCCCACCTCCGTACGATACCTACCCGCGGCCCCCGTCG atgaGCGCTTACGTAGAAGGCCGAACTACGCGACTGTCGTCCACCGAGACGTCGCGGTCCCGCTCGTCTCAGGAGGACTTTCTCTGCGGCGAGCCCACGGCCACGGCCGCCGAGCCTCAGTACCACCCCGGCCCTCTCGGGGGCGGCGCCGTGCACGGCGGCAGGAGGCCgggtggcagcagcagcagcggcgacCTGGGGTACCGATGTGACCCCGCAGAG TACCGCTCCAGTCCCGCAGGGGGCAGTAGCGAGACGGGCTCACCTGGCCGCTCGTCCTCGTCTCAGAGACGTTCCTGGCAGGACTTGATTGAGACGCCGCTGACGGAAGCAGGACTGCACTACCTGCAGACGGGACCGCTAG AGGATGCCGTATTTGCCGAGCCAAGCCCGGCCGGCCCGACGCCTGTCTCGGCCTCGGCCGTCTACACGCTTCCTGCGCCGAGGAATGTACCGTTGCCCGTGGCGATGCAGAGGCTGATCCCTATGGCAACGCAAGGAGGGAAACCTCGCAGCTTCACGCTGCCACGCGACAGCAACCTACATGCGCTGCTGGCGCCTCCTGCCATGGACGAGCAGCACACGCACAACA TTGGCAGCGAAGGGGCGTCCCTGGGCGACCTGTTCCGCGCTTGCGAGCAGGGCGGCGTGTGTCCCCTCGGACGGGAGTCCGAGGCCAAAGGCCAGTCCCGCTTCAGGCAGTCTTTTCTGCAGCGGGCTGCAGACCCGCAGCTCAACGAGCGCCTGCACCGCCTACGCATCTTGAGCTCCACGCTGAAG GACAGAGAGGGGCAGCTAGCCCTGATTGAAAGGCTCTTGGCCCGCCCCCAGCTGTCGTCCGCAGAGTTCCAGGACTGGAAGCGAGCTTATCAGGAGCACTTCTCACAGATGCCAAACGAGGCCGACGAGCCCGAGTCCGGGTCCGGGCCCGAGGCCGAGTCTGGGCCTGAGGCCGAGCCCGAGCCCGGGCCGCCGTCGACGCCCTCGCTctcccacacacactcctATATCGAGACGCATGTCTGA
- the tlr22 gene encoding toll-like receptor 22, which yields MDDGNDPRSGRFSWLSFCFVFSLSANCCAGYILKDCRISNDNAICSASKLRAVPRDIPAWVKTFDLGVNKISKLRAGDFLNYTLLTQLDLKRNNISQIEKGTFANLRLLQKLNLNNNRLAQLGDVFEGLSNLSELRLTSNVITTVAPSSFKPLTNLTVLDLSFNKLQRLTQVHYAIQHLPNLKYLFLKKIDVTIFQSWELTNNTVGLSYLDLSQNRIDVFAVSANVFQNLTWLNVGGSPRRHKLSWEVGRGPLLGRLNSLDIGGLHLTQKDAGALFQSVNFSLSNLRMNAMKCDLRQLLDVSCTIPTLTQLQLRRNKLRLLDGGLLRLCSSVTELDLADNRMKDVLNGSFGALRNLKRLTLSQNSLSSVPPAVRNLSRLLELDLSSNNISTLTCEDFADLGKLRILGLYQNYISTLHQCVFKGLAKLEVLKLQTNRITQLASAFKRYLPNLRQLKLDNNQLTAIEMGAFEGLRSLQNLSLQRNQLEKLESGSFVGLTMLTDLLLQSNEIQQITAGVFNDLANLRRLSLLDNRIKYKSSLPLPAAPFSGLSRLETLAMAGQHSRGRSQLPRNFLQGLTNLQIFDTRNVFLSSLHQDTFKHTPGLQKLDISSNEFIDISPSLFEPIQNLRSLYISRTTLRSLDFLKEANLTKLEFLQARRNQYSVITKEQMDALPSLVYLDLQGNSFLCECDNSQFLLWLNESQTQVFDAHNFVCNYPPSLKGMKLLNLDIRSCSVDVEFIYFISTTVAVLLFQLSSFIYHFLRWQLAYAYHLFLALLHERKFRGRQPESLYDAFVSYNAGDEDWVFRELVPKLEEEQGWKLCLHHRDFEPGKPIMENITDAIYASRKAICIISRKYLQSEWCSREIQVAGFRLFDEHRDVLILVFLEDIPIWELSPYYRMRKLVKKQTFLSWPRAAQCTDLFWEKLRQALHSRDNPGGELLLLTV from the exons ATGGATGATGGTAATGACCCCAGAAGTGGACGATTCTCGTGGttgagcttttgttttgttttctctctgaGCGCCAACTGTTGCGCCGGATACATACTGAAGGACTGTCGAATAAGCAACGACAACGCCATCTGCTCAGCCAGCAAGCTACGAGCCGTCCCCCGGGACATCCCAGCGTGGGTCAAAACCTTTGACTTGGGCGTGAACAAAATCTCCAAGCTCCGAGCAGGTGATTTCCTCAATTACACGCTCCTGACGCAGTTAGACCTGAAGCGCAATAACATTTCACAGATCGAAAAAGGCACCTTTGCCAACCTGCGCTTGCTGCAAAAGTTAAATCTGAATAATAACCGTCTGGCACAACTGGGAGATGTGTTTGAGGGTTTGAGCAACCTGAGCGAGCTGAGACTAACAAGCAACGTCATAACAACTGTGGCCCCTTCCTCCTTCAAGCCCCTGACAAACTTGACAGTCTTGGACCTGTCATTCAACAAACTGCAGCGCTTGACTCAGGTCCACTACGCAATACAGCATCTACCCAATCTGAAGTATCTCTTCCTCAAAAAAATCGATGTCACCATTTTCCAGTCCTGGGAACTGACCAACAACACCGTGGGCCTCTCGTACCTCGATCTGTCTCAGAACCGTATCGACGTCTTCGCCGTCAGCGCCAACGTTTTCCAAAACCTGACTTGGCTGAACGTGGGGGGTTCTCCGAGAAGGCACAAGTTGTCGTGGGAGGTTGGCCGAGGGCCTCTTCTCGGACGGCTGAACTCGCTCGATATCGGCGGGCTTCACTTGACGCAGAAGGACGCCGGGGCGCTTTTTCAGAGCGTCAACTTCTCGCTGAGCAATCTACGGATGAACGCCATGAAATGCGACCTCAGGCAGCTGCTGGACGTGTCCTGCACCATCCCGACACTGACTCAGTTGCAACTCAGACGCAACAAGCTTCGGCTGCTTGATGGCGGTCTGCTTCGGCTCTGCTCCTCCGTCACCGAGTTGGATTTGGCCGACAATCGCATGAAAGACGTTCTCAACGGCTCCTTTGGAGCCCTAAGAAATCTGAAGAGGTTGACTCTCAGTCAGAACAGTCTCTCCTCAGTCCCGCCCGCCGTTAGGAATCTGTCCAGACTTCTAGAACTGGACCTGAGCTCCAATAACATCAGCACGCTCACTTGCGAAGACTTTGCCGATCTCGGCAAACTCCGAATCCTCGGCCTTTATCAGAACTACATATCGACCCTCCACCAGTGCGTCTTCAAAGGTCTGGCCAAGCTTGAGGTCCTCAAATTGCAGACCAATCGAATCACTCAACTGGCCAGTGCATTTAAAAGATACTTACCGAATCTTAGACAGCTGAAACTAGATAATAATCAACTCACGGCTATCGAAATGGGAGCATTTGAGGGCTTGCGATCTCTCCAGAACTTATCGTTGCAGAGGAATCAACTGGAAAAGCTTGAAAGCGGCTCTTTCGTGGGCCTGACGATGCTCACcgaccttttgctgcaatccAACGAGATCCAACAGATAACCGCGGGCGTTTTCAATGATCTGGCCAATTTAAGACGGTTAAGTCTGTTGGACAATCGCATCAAGTACAAGAGCAGTTTGCCGTTGCCGGCGGCGCCGTTCTCTGGGCTTTCTCGCCTGGAGACCTTGGCCATGGCGGGCCAACACAGCAGAGGCAGGTCCCAACTGCCCCGCAACTTTCTGCAGGGTTTGACCAACCTTCAGATTTTCGACACGAGAAACGTCTTCCTCTCTTCCTTGCACCAAGACACGTTCAAGCACACGCCTGGGCTTCAGAAGCTTGACATCAGCTCAAATGAGTTCATCGATATCTCCCCCAGCTTGTTTGAGCCCATCCAGAACCTGCGCAGCCTCTACATTTCAAGAACCACTCTCCGGTCGCTCGATTTCCTGAAGGAGGCCAACCTTACCAAACTCGAGTTCCTCCAAGCACGAAGGAACCAGTATTCGGTCATCACCAAGGAACAGATGGACGCCCTTCCTTCCCTGGTGTATTTGGACCTTCAGGGGAACAGTTTCCTATGCGAGTGCGACAACTCCCAGTTCCTGCTGTGGTTGAACGAAAGTCAAACCCAAGTCTTTGACGCCCACAACTTTGTATGCAACTACCCCCCGAGCCTTAAAGGCATGAAGCTGCTGAACCTCGACATCCGATCCTGCTCGGTGGATGTAGAGTTCATCTACTTCATCTCCACTACCGTGGCCGTACTCTTGTTTCAGTTGTCGTCCTTTATCTATCACTTCCTGCGGTGGCAGCTGGCCTACGCCTATCACCTCTTCCTGGCTTTGCTGCACGAGCGAAAATTCCGCGGCAGGCAGCCTGAGTCGCTCTACGACGCCTTCGTCTCTTACAATGCCGGCGACGAGGACTGGGTATTCAGGGAGCTGGTGCCCAAACTTGAGGAGGAGCAAGGCTGGAAGTTGTGCCTGCACCACAGAGACTTCGAGCCAG GGAAGCCCATCATGGAGAACATCACCGACGCCATCTATGCCAGCAGAAAAGCCATCTGCATAATCAGTCGCAAATACTTGCAGAGCGAGTGGTGCTCCAGAGAGATTCAGGTGGCCGG CTTCCGCCTGTTTGATGAGCACAGGGATGTTCTCATCCTGGTCTTCCTGGAGGACATTCCCATCTGGGAGCTGTCTCCTTATTACCGCATGAGGAAGCTGGTGAAGAAGCAGACCTTCCTGAGTTGGCCTCGGGCAGCCCAGTGCACCGACCTCTTCTGGGAGAAGCTCCGGCAGGCTCTGCACTCCAGAGACAATCCCGGCGGGGAACTGCTACTGCTCACCGTGTAG